TATAATTAAATTTGTTTTAGAGTACTGCCACTTCAATAAATGCCAcgtcaataaatattttatataactTGCAGAGTCCAGCTTATAACAGAAATGAGGCTGATAAAATAACTTTAACAAGCTTTAACAGTGCTTGTTTTCCACAAACTCACCTTCAAGTGCTCAAAGGCGCCTTCCCGGTTGCCATAACAaccacatctctctctctctctcgctattAGTTCTGTACAATTAATCAGTTCAGAAAGCTCTTTCAACCTATGAaacgttgttttttttttcatttagccCTTTGTTAAAAGTACAGTTTAgggttcacatttatttattttgttttatcccTCGAATTATAATCAAAGCTCATCTATTTGTTATGCTAGATGTGTGTCTAGctatctgtctctctgtagCATAGGTGTGTGGTGGTTGATGGTTGGAGTGTACAGCTGATGGTATTACTGCATACACTCCTGGTAGGACTCCAAACACGACATTCTTGTGTATTACGTCGATGGAGAGGAGGTGTCTGTATGATACTAAGGATTTAAAAATGTCCTGCATTCAAGCATCGATCAGCAGAATTAGCAAACTTCTAGTTGTTTGTCTGCCACCTGCAGAGTGAGCATCTGGTTCTTAGCAGGTGAGCAACAACACAACATATTACACtgtttgattatttatttaacaaaaacgaAGCCAAAATAAAGACGTGCgtgaaaaaataattacaaagCAGCCAGGTGActaattaactgatcatcagtaaGTGTGAGAGCGCTTAATTTTTTTGGCAGTTTCTTGGCCTGGATCATTACAGTGTGTGTTAGCACAATGTCAAGGagaaaaaacatcagcaatCATCTTAAAGAAGTAACTGGTGCTGCCCATCAATGTGGGGCGGGTTATAAGGTAATTTCCAAACAATCTAAACTCCATTATTCTACAGTGAGGAAGATTATTCACAaatggaaaacactgaaaatagtTGCCAATCGTCACAGGACTTGATGTCCCAGGAAATTAACCCCAAGATCAGATCAAAAAACCTGATTCAGATGCTGTGCTGGGACCTTAGGGGAGCTTGAGCTCTGATGCAATGCTGTAAGTTCCCAAATTCATCCAGAATGATGCGAGAGACTGATGAAGTAATATAGAAAAccgttacttcaagttattgctgctaaaggtggttttaTAAGAAACGGAATCGTGGGCtgtgcttagtttttcacacattgCTTCTACATTGTGGTCTAGTTTTTGTTACGTAATGACGTGATATAAAATATTAtgtgctgttgtttttaaagttgtatttaaaatatattagaACCTGGTATGTCCTGATTGATAAAGCCTTAGAATTAAAGAGGATGTACTATTGCTAATGTAACAATATAACCTAAATTACAACTACAAACAAATGTTTGGAAGCATGGGCATGTACCAGTATGCAGGAATAATATGAGTACACCTGTATATGAGACAAATGTAAGTATATATCTATCCTGCCACTGTACTTGGCTTCTTATGCTGGTTGAAAACATTACATAAGTATTTTCATACAAATAATTTTATAATCCTTATTGGATGTAAGCTGTATTGTCAAAACCCTCTATACCTCTGCTAAGCCATCCTTGTGGTTTGTGAAAGGACAGGAAAAGTATAAAAATCACTTGTAACAGCTCATTTATTAGATGCACAAAAGAAGAAACCAGACCTGTACCAAACAGAACTGCCCTAAATCCCccaaatttcttttaaaaaatattacaaaacatCTATAAACATACACATTTGTagtaaataagataaaaataattatactTGTGCATATAATGTAAGATTTACAGAATTTACATCAGTATTTCATAGAAAAGGGCATGGATCCTTGGTAAACTGCAGTAACTGACAAAAGTATCCATCATGTCCGTTTGCGTGGAAGATTAATGACTGGGAGCCAGACAGCGCTGGAGAAAAGGGGGTAGAGGCAATTTGTCCGTATGTTTTAACCTCTTCTGTCCTAAATTCTGACGAATCGACAGTATGCATAAAGCCATGAGGGATGGAGGATCTCCTGAGAACAAGCCAGAAACAACATAGTTTAGTATAAGGCTGTGTTTTATCTTTATATTTCTTCGTacaaagacaaataaataaatgaggcaCTCACGTGTAGAACCATTCAGGTAGCGCAGTCGAATGCAGGCTCCTCCTCTCACACTGCTCACTGCTGGGAACAGCTCCACATCTCGAGGGAGGTCCTTAAAAGCTACGCCAAGGAAGCTCCCATTGACAACAAACCCCAGAGTCCCGGCATCGGCATCCAGAACCAGCAGGACACGCTCAGGAATGAGGAGAGGTGTTTGTGCCATCTTTGCGtttgatgaagaggaggactgTGACTTTGAATCAGCTGCCACCTCAGAGTGACTCCTCCTCCTACTCCCATTTTCTGGGTAAAGCTTCAGAGTTTGCCCACCATGCCAGAGCTGATTGGTTTTGAGCTCCCATCCCCAGGACTGTGAGTCTGCCCCCACCAGCACATTGTACCCTGAAGACTGCAGGGGACAGTCCTGCCTCGAAATGCCCACAACGGCATGAGTCCCTCTGTGTTCAGGCCTCCACACCACCTCCCAGACATGAAGCCCACTCTTCACTCCTATCTCCGCCCTCACGCCATCGCTGCTAAGCTCAGCGGGTGAGCGGGTCGCTTCCTGTTTGCAGGGGGACAGCTGGAAGTGAAGAGAGCGGTGGACTGTGCTCCAATGTGAATGACTGTCTCCTGGGGAAACTGGAGGAGAGTTCAGCGTAATCGCAAGGCGAGAGGAGGTTGGGACAGCCAGTGGGAGGAACGCTGATGATTTAAAAAGGAGGCCTGTCGGCTGTCCTGCTGTAAAACCAACGTGACAGACTCAGACCCATCAGTGCAAATGGCAGGGTCACTCCTGTGTGTTGTCAGAGGTGAACTATggagaacaacaaaaaaaacaaagtgtgacTTAATATTAAACCTTAGATATGCAGTcattagaatacaataaaattacaataaaatatgataaaaaaTTGAATCACTAACAGAATCAAAGACTTGACAAGTACAGGATGACACAAGAAAGGCGaacatttttctgttgttgaaaATGTCAACTGCGAAAATAAAGCTGGATAGACAGAGGAGTACAAGTCCAAAGCAGTTTGGCATGAAAATATACAAATAGTTCAAATGTGTCCAGCGATGCATATATGTGTTAGAAAACCTGCCAAATCACATCTGAGCtgtgataaataaaaaagaattgaATTTATCTTTGAAGCGTAGAGATAACACTGCACAACGCACACCATCGCTGTTGTGATAAATTTAGTGTTTCTATCATGAATTTCTCTGTTTTAATCTACTTTCCTGGTAACTTTGTATAGTTTTTACAGGAATTGGAACATTGGTGTAGCAGGGGATACTAGGAAGCTGTATTTCAACATTATACGCTTGGATTTCTTGTTGGAAATTATTTGATAATTATTTATGACAGCTACAGtttttatatgtaaatatagtatttaaacatttaaatagctTAAAGCATATTTTTAGTAATAATGAAACAAATACAATGTTGAGTAACAGACAAGGGTGGCCAATTaaacgtgatttttttttaaaaaaagggggttTTTGCATAAAATTGCTGAAATTCCAAACATAATACAAATGCTCTATAATAAAATTCACCAGAATTGAGGAGATTGGGTTTAGATGCACAAACTTTTGGGGAAGGATCCTCAAACCTCTTCATGATACCCCCATAAAGCCAAACCTACTCCCGTGTATTTATTTAACACCACCTGTTCAGGTGGAGCAGAACAAAGTGAACTAGAAgaatacagtattttttttttttttttttttaaagaaaaaaaagacaaagtctCCATCGAGCTACCGTAAGCAAACTGTGTAGATAGGGACTTCTATCAGCCTTACCCGCTGGTGTGGCTCCTTCTCTGGTGCTCATGAGCAGACTGCCTTCACGAACCCTCCGCCTGGTTCCCTATCTGAGCTTATAAGAGGCTCTTATCAAGCATCTCCTGCGTCTTATCGCTGCTCGGTAACGTAACCGCTCCGGTGTTTTGGTGATGCTTCTCGGCTCGACCTCCGGAACGGAACAGCACAGTCCATCACTGCAGGTGCAGTGACAAGGACGAGAGAGCCGTGACgttgtttgttgtttatctGCAGCCCTCATCACTTTCAGTCTTTATTTCTCCCTCCACtccactcattttttttttttatcgcgTCCGGTAGTGGATGTAAACATAAATGGCGAAACACAGGAAGAGAATCAGACTCGGGCTTTTGATCaacaagaagagaaaaataaaataaaacccgAAGCGGCTCATCGTTTCACAGACCGCAGGCGCATTAGGGGACTGTGGGTCCTGAAGCCCTCTGCGCAGTCTTACAGACATGTGACGCACTAGAGCGCACTTTGGACAGAAGTTTCAAGCAAATAAAGATATATACTGATATATACTGCGTTCACAGACAACAGATTATAGATATATACTGCGTTTAGAGACAACACTCCTGACACTAAGATAGGATATTTATTTATCACAGGGCTATGAAACTCCTCTGTTACAGCAGTTAGATTAGCTACAGTACTTAAATTAGCAAAATATTATGTAACTCATTAGAATACAATGCAATACTACATGTTTCATATTTAATTaaagttggtgtgtttttgtgtgtctgtgagtaaGAATGAGTTGTGTGGTTATGTGGATGTGCATTATGTGGATACGTGTGACTCTATTCAGTCCAAACAGAGAGaacaaataactaaataaataaggtGTGGGGTTAAAATAAACCGTTAACATGTGAGAACAGTTGACTCTTCGATGGACAGATGTGTTGCCCTCAGGCTGTTGTGATATTTGATACCACAAGTTACTAcatgtgaaaaatgtgaaacatGTACCTGTGATTATCCGTGATCGATAACAGTTTGTTCAgtgatcagccaatcacagagcgGACTTTCCTGATCCGTTTATTAAGTCTGTTGGGTCTATCAGCTCTGACGCTgctccccagcagaccacagtaAAGCACACCGCACTCACCACAACTGAGGAACAGAAAATctcataaaacattttgttgcTCATATCAAAGATCTCAGCTTAATTATGAGATAAAGCCTGCTGGATGACGAACTgggaacaggaaaaaaaagtattttgattttgatttttccaTATAAATCGAGTGTTGGGTTGGTAAAAACACATTGCAAAAACTCTACATCACTGGTATTATTCAGGTCTTGTTCACATGTTTGTCCCTTGTTTATCATTTCATCAGCCAAGAGGCACTTGAACTCCAGGTACTGGGAGTTCTTTTGAGGTCGTTGCATGTCCTCGCTATTATGTTGGTACTGAAGCCAGGAGTTGATGATGGCCAAATCAATGAAATAAAGTGTGGTGCGAACAGTCCACTTTTTGGTCCGACTAGATATTCTGTAGAAGCTGAGCATGCGATCAGATAGGTCAACCCCTCCCATGTCGATATTATATTCTGCAACCACTGCAGGTCTTGGGACTTGTGAATTGGGACGGCCAGTGAATGGAACGTTCATCATAAAGACCTTTGTTGGCCTGGGCAGATTGAGGCAACCTTGAAGGACTCTCTTTAGAAGTGGTCTGACTTTCCCCAGGagatcctttttaaaaaaaaattttctgGCAGATCATCAACTACTTTCAGCGAAGACCTGATCTTGTAGAAATGACCACATGTCATGGAATCAGCTATAACTGCGACTCTTGTTTTGGCAGCCCAGTACATTCTAATTTTTGGATATCCAAGGCATGCAATGTACACTGAGATTCCTAAAAGCTATTGATTTCTTCTGGTGTTGTGTTTAAACTACACCCTGAATCCCGCACCACGCTGTTTGGTCAACAAGGACAAGTCCTGAATtagtttttgtcaatgtactgCTGGAAATACTGCTGTGGGCTCCAGTCATTAAGTGTCATTACGGTACCATCATCTCCAATTCTGCATTCTTCCAACAAAGGCATAAACCTAAGATAATGGAAAATTATTtagcaaaataaaatttagatACTCCAATATCCGATATAATCATAGTGTAAATGTGTTGTAAGTGAACTATAAGTTAAATCAATTTACTGGAAACATTTCTGCATGTTACCCATACTttttctgtcaaaatcaaaattCCTGATTGTCCTACATGCTGGTTTTGGACCAGATAGGATGACGGCAGATTTCAGCTGACCCTGTGTCGTTCTCCATTACATCTGCCCCTGCATCTTGATAATCTTTGTCGGGCTCCTCCTGGGTTCTCACCCTTTCCTATCTGGCTCATATGACTCTCATCTTCTGAAAGATCTATGTCTGAATCTCCCTCAATGATTGTGTTAAGAATTCTTTTCTGCCTCTGTCAAAGAGTTGTCTACtagaaaaagtgaagcaaaTTTAAGTACAAAGTCCTGACGTGCACTAGAGTACACATCAATAAATTAGTCATTTCCTCTGTGAACCTAAATAAGCTTAGATCTGAAAACCACCTCAAATTACTTACTAGatgtttatttttgaaaattaatCCAAATCtgagtttaaaaatattttaaatgtagatATCATGCTTGCATTTCTTTCTTCCATAAATGTGCTTGTGGGCATGACAGCCATTTTGAAAGGTAGGAAAAAGAGAGTTGGGAAGGCCACACCCCACACATGTGACATCATTTTAAAGGTACTGTTGTCTCTCTAAGAAACATCAGGACTCAGCAGAGTGGCATGTAGAGTGTGAGTGATACAAGCAAAAACTAAATGTGTACTACAGTGCACAAAAATGAATTACTGGGTCTCAGGAGGTTTTAACTAAGCCAAAACCAAATACATAGCAAGTACAAAAGCTTATAAAGAAGAACTTCTAGCAGTAATGGTTTTCTGTGTGACAAAGATTGCGTGGAAGATTAATGACTGGGAGCCAGACAGCGCTGGAGAAAAGGGGGTAGAGGCAATTTGTCCGTATGTTTTAACCTCTTCTGTCCTAAATTCTGACGAATCGACAGTATGCATAAAGCCATGAGGGATGGAGGATCTCCTGAGAACAAGCCAGAAACAACATAGTTTAGTATAAGGCTGTGTTTTATCTTTATATTTCTTCGTacaaagacaaataaataaatgaggcaCTCACGTGTAGAACCATTCAGGTAGCGCAGTCGAATGCAGGCTCCTCCTCTCACACTGCTCACTGCTGGGAACAGCTCCACATCTCGAGGGAGGTCCTTAAAAGCTACGCCAAGGAAGCTCCCATTGACAACAAACCCCAGAGTCCCGGCATCGGCATCCAGAACCAGCAGGACACGCTCAGGAATGAGGAGAGGTGTTTGTGCCATCTTTGCGtttgatgaagaggaggactgTGACTTTGAATCAGCTGCCACCTCAGAGTGACTCCTCCTCCTACTCCCATTTTCTGGGTAAAGCTTCAGAGTTTGCCCACCATGCCAGAGCTGATTGGTTTTGAGCTCCCATCCCCAGGACTGTGAGTCTGCCCCCACCAGCACATTGTACCCTGAAGACTGCAGGGGACAGTCCTGCCTCGAAATGCCCACAACGGCATGAGTCCCTCTGTGTTCAGGCCTCCACACCACCTCCCAGACATGAAGCCCACTCTTCACTCCTATCTCCGCCCTCACGCCATCGCTGCTAAGCTCAGCGGGTGAGCGGGTCGCTTCCCTGTTTGCAGGGGACAGCTGGAAGTGAAGAGAGCGGTGGACTGTGCTCCAATGTGAATGACTGTCTCCTGGGGAAACTGGAGGAGAGTTCAGCGTAATCGCAAGGCGAGAGGAGGTTGGGACAGCCAGTGGGAGGAACGCTGATGACGAAAAGGGAGGCCTGTCGGCTGTCCTGCTGTAAAACCAACGTGACAGACTCAGACCCATCAGTGCAAATGGCAGGGTCACTCCTGTGTGTTGTCAGAGGTGAACTATggagaacaacaaaaaaaacaaagtgcgACTTAATATTAAACCTTAGATATGCAGTcattagaatacaataaaattacaataaaatatgataaaaaaTTGAATCACTAACAGAATCAAAGACTTGACAAGTACAGGATGACACAAGAAAGGCGaacatttttctgttgttgaaaATGTCAACTGCGAAAATAAAGCTGGATAGACAGAGGAGTACAAGTCCAAAGCAGTTTGGCATGAAAATATACAAATAGTTCAAATGTGTCCAGCGATGCATATATGTGTTAGAAAACCTGCCAAATCACATCTGAGctgtgataaataaaaaaagaattgaaTTTATCTTTGAAGCGTAGAGATAACACTGCACAACGCACACCATCGCTGTTGTGATAAATTTAGTGTTTCTATCATGAATTTCTCTGTTTTAATCTACTTTCCTGGTAACTTTGTATAGTTTTTACAGGAATTGGAACATTGGTGTAGCAGGGGATACTAGGAAGCTGTATTTCAACATTATACGCTTGGATTTCTTGTTGGAAATTATTTGATAATTATTTATGACAGCTACAGtttttatatgtaaatatagtatttaaacatttaaatagctTAAAGCATATTTTTAGTAATAATGAAACAAATACAATGTTGAGTAACAGACAAGGGTGGCCAATTaaacgtgattttttttttttaaaaaaaggggggttTTTTGCATAAAAATTGCTGAAATTCCAAACATAATACAAAtgctttataataaaattcaccAGAATTGAGGAGATTGGGTTTAGATGCACAAACTTTTGGGGGAAGGATCCTCAAACCTCTTCATGATACCCCCCCCCATAAAGCCAAACCTACTCCCGTGTATTTATTTAACACCACCTGTTCAGGTGGAGCAGAACAAAGTGAACTAGAAgaatacagtattttttttttttttttttttaaagaaaaaaaaagacaaagtctCCATCGAGCTACCGTAAGCAAACTGTGTAGATAGGGACTTCTATCAGCCTTACCCGCTGGTGTGGCTCCTTCTCTGGTGCTCATGAGCAGACTGCCTTCACGAACCCTCCGCCTGGTTCCCTATCTGAGCTTATAAGAGGCTCTTATCAAGCATCTCCTGCGTCTTATCGCTGCTCGGTAACGTAACCGCTCCGGTGTTTTGGTGATGCTTCTCGGCTCGACCTCCGGAACGGGAACAGCACAGTCCATCACTGCAGGTGCAGTGACAAGGACGAGAGAGCCGTGACGCTGTTTGTTGTTTATCTGCAGCCCTCATCACTTTCAGTCTTTATTTCTCCCtccactcattttttttttatcgcgTCCGGTAGTGGATGTAAACATAAATGGCGAAACACAGGAAGAGAATCAGACTCGGGCTTTTGATCaacaagaagagaaaaataaaataaaacccgAAGCGGCTCATCGTTTCACAGACCGCAGGCGCATTAGGGGACTGTGGGTCCTGAAGCCCTCTGCGCAGTCTTACAGACATGTGACGCACTAGAGCGCACTTTGGACAGAAGTTTCAAGCAAATAAAGATATATACTGATATATACTGCGTTCACAGACAACAGATTATAGATATATACTGCGTTTAGAGACAACACTCCTGACACTAAGATAGGATATTTATTTATCACAGGGCTATGAAACTCCTCTGTTACAGCAGTTAGATTAGCTACAGTACTTAAATTAGCAAAATATTATGTAACTCATTAGAATACAATGCAATACTACATGTTTCATATTTAATTaaagttggtgtgtttttgtgtgtctgtgagtaaGAATGAGTTGTGTGGTTATGTGGATGTGCATTATGTGGATACGTGTGACTCTATTCAGTCCAAACAGAGAGaacaaataactaaataaataagggTGTGGGGTTAAAATAAACCGTTAACATGTGAGAACAGTTGACTCTTCGATGGACAGATGTGTTGCCCTCAGGCTGTTGTGATATTTGATACCACAAGTTACTAcatgtgaaaaatgtgaaacatGTACCTGTGATTATCCGTGATCGATAACAGTTTGTTCAgtgatcagccaatcacagagcgGACTTTCCTGATCCGTTTATTAAGTCTGTTGGGTCTATCAGCTCTGACGCTGctcccccagcagaccacagtaAAGCACACCGCACTCACCACAACTGAGGAACAGAAAATctcataaaacattttgttgcTCATATCAAAGATCTCAGCTTAATTATGAGATAAAGCCTGCTGGATGACGAACTGggaacaggggaaaaaaagtattttgattttgattttttccatATAAATCGAGTGTTGGGTTGGTAAAAAACACATTGCAAAAACTCTACATCACTGGTATTATTCAGGTCTTGTTCACATGTTTGTCCCTTGTTTATCATTTCATCAGCCAAGAGGCACTTGAACTCCAGGTACTGGGAGTTCTTTTGAGGTCGTTGCATGTCCTCGCTATTATGTTGGTACTGAAGCCAGGAGTTGATGATGGCCAAATCAATGAAATAAAGTGTGGTGCGAACAGTCCACTTTTTGGTCCGACTAGATATTCTGTAGAAGCTGAGCATGCGATCAGATAGGTCAACCCCTCCCATGTCGATATTATATTCTGCAACCACTGCAGGTCTTGGGACTTGTGAATTGGGACGGCCAGTGAATGGAACGTTCATCATAAAGACCTTTGTTGGCCTGGGCAGATTGAGGCAACCTTGAAGGACTCTCTTTAGAAGTGGTCTGACTTTCCCCAGGAgatccttttaaaaaaaaaaaattttctgGCAGATCATCAACTACTTTCAGCGAAGACCTGATCTTGTAGAAATGACCACATGTCATGGAATCAGCTATAACTGCGACTCTTGTTTTGGCAGCCCAGTACATTCTAATTTTTGGATATCCAAGGCATGCAATGTACACTGAGATTCCTAAAAAGCTATTGATTTCTTCTGGTGTTGTGTTTAAACTACACCCTGAATCCCGTACCATACGCTGTTTGGTCAACAAGGACAAGTCCTGAATTAGTTTTTTGTCAATGTACTGCTGGAAATACTGCTGTGGGCTCCAGTCATTAAGTGTCATTACGGTACCATCATCTCCAATTCTGCATTCTTCCAACAAAGGCATAAACCTAAGATAATGGAAAATTATTtagcaaaataaaatttagatACTCCAATATCCGATATAATCATAGTGTAAATGTGTTGTAAGTGAACTATAAGTTAAATCAATTTACTGGAAACATTTCTGCATGTTACCCATACTTttttctgtcaaaatcaaaaatTCCTGATTGTCCTACATGCTGGTTTTGGACCAGATAGGATGACGGCAGATTTCAGCTGACCCTGTGTCGTTCTCCATTACATCTGCCCCTGCATCTTGATAATCTTTGTCGGGCTCCTCCTGGGTTCTCACCCTTTCCTATCTGGCTCATATGACTCTCATCTTCTGAAAGATCTATGTCTGAATCTCCCTCAATGATTGTGTTAAGAATTCTTTCTGCCTCTGTCAAAGAGTTGTCTACTAGAAAAAAGTGAAGCAAATTTAAGTACAAAGTCCTGACGTGCACTAGAGTACACATCAATAAATTAGTCATTTCCTCTGTGAACCTAAATAAGCTTAGATCTGAAAACCACCTCAAATTACTTACTAGatgtttatttttgaaaattaatCCAAATCtgagtttaaaaaatattttaaatgtagatATCATGCTTGCATTTCTTTCTTCCATAAAATGTGCTTGTGGGCATGACAGCCATTTTGAAAGGTAGGAAAAAGAGAGTTGGGAAGGCCACACCCCCACACATGTGACATCATTTTAAAGGTACTGTTGTCCTCTCTAAGAAACATCAGGACTCAGCAGAGTGGCATGTAGAGTGTGAGTGATACAAGCAAAAACTAAATGTGTACTACAGTGCACAAAAATGAATTACTGGGTCTCAGGAGGTTTTAACTAAGCCAAAACCAAATACATAGCAAGTACAAAAGCTTATAAAGAAGAACTTCTAGCAGTAATGGTTTTCTGTGTGACAAAGatagcctcacatttgactcaaaAAGTAGCCAGTTAGCATATTTGTTTGCAAGAGAAGTATATGAGTTATAAGTATGAGCTTAGAGAAAGGCTGTTCTTACAGCGTCTCATTGTAACCTGTATAAACTCAATGTCAGCATTCATTACAGACACACCGCTTCTTTATAGCTTGCCTTAAATTTAATCTGGAgctcattatttttgtttttattcgttAGATGGCACATGCTAACAGGGTTCGTCCTGTTTGGTGACATGTCCAGCTGGTGTTATCATGACGTGACATGATAACACTACTTGATTTTTACAACTTGtcagaatgactgaatgtagaaaaatatataaatatttaaatttgtagtCACTATCATTTCATCTAAGTGAAAATGGTTGCAGACTTTCAATACAGCGACGTCACTGACAAGAACATTTACAGCACAGGGACATCTACATAAATTAATgaactatataaatataatataaatgcaaatataaaagttCAACTtgccttttttaatttatagtGATGGTTCATAAAAGTCACAACTGTTAACTTTT
This sequence is a window from Oreochromis aureus strain Israel breed Guangdong linkage group 11, ZZ_aureus, whole genome shotgun sequence. Protein-coding genes within it:
- the LOC116331317 gene encoding SPRY domain-containing SOCS box protein 1-like, translated to SAFLPLAVPTSSRLAITLNSPPVSPGDSHSHWSTVHRSLHFQLSPCKQEATRSPAELSSDGVRAEIGVKSGLHVWEVVWRPEHRGTHAVVGISRQDCPLQSSGYNVLVGADSQSWGWELKTNQLWHGGQTLKLYPENGSRRRSHSEVAADSKSQSSSSSNAKMAQTPLLIPERVLLVLDADAGTLGFVVNGSFLGVAFKDLPRDVELFPAVSSVRGGACIRLRYLNGSTRDPPSLMALCILSIRQNLGQKRLKHTDKLPLPPFLQRCLAPSH
- the LOC120442649 gene encoding SPRY domain-containing SOCS box protein 1-like, whose amino-acid sequence is REATRSPAELSSDGVRAEIGVKSGLHVWEVVWRPEHRGTHAVVGISRQDCPLQSSGYNVLVGADSQSWGWELKTNQLWHGGQTLKLYPENGSRRRSHSEVAADSKSQSSSSSNAKMAQTPLLIPERVLLVLDADAGTLGFVVNGSFLGVAFKDLPRDVELFPAVSSVRGGACIRLRYLNGSTRDPPSLMALCILSIRQNLGQKRLKHTDKLPLPPFLQRCLAPSH